The following coding sequences lie in one Agrococcus sp. ARC_14 genomic window:
- a CDS encoding DNA-directed RNA polymerase subunit beta — MADDFHRPTRFSNDWFEQVEGDVDPVVRLQLASETANALLARVRAGADPEVVERILRVAREDGIDIVAELWSQARPHTLPGTLWRVHLLHALVTQRAEEAARLYQVGADALPTAAPVVAGVPAPASPDELRALSDTILRGVFAGDFAMALERAAAFATVTAAGAVQVAHLDDAAHPERATEHTKLAARLTDIAADLRVSARMWRADSLD, encoded by the coding sequence ATGGCTGACGACTTCCACCGCCCCACCCGCTTCTCGAACGACTGGTTCGAGCAGGTCGAGGGCGACGTCGATCCCGTCGTGCGGCTGCAGCTCGCGAGCGAGACGGCCAACGCGCTGCTCGCGCGGGTGCGCGCCGGCGCCGACCCCGAGGTGGTCGAGCGCATCCTGCGCGTCGCCCGCGAGGACGGCATCGACATCGTCGCGGAGCTCTGGTCGCAGGCGCGGCCGCACACGCTGCCGGGCACGCTGTGGCGCGTGCACCTGCTGCACGCGCTCGTGACGCAGCGCGCCGAAGAGGCAGCTCGGCTCTACCAGGTGGGGGCGGATGCGCTGCCCACGGCGGCGCCGGTGGTCGCGGGAGTGCCGGCACCGGCAAGCCCCGATGAGCTGCGGGCGCTCTCGGACACGATCCTGCGCGGCGTCTTCGCGGGCGACTTCGCGATGGCGCTCGAGCGCGCTGCCGCGTTCGCGACCGTGACCGCCGCCGGCGCCGTGCAGGTCGCGCACCTGGATGATGCCGCGCACCCGGAGCGCGCGACCGAGCACACGAAGCTCGCTGCCAGGCTCACCGACATCGCCGCAGATCTCCGCGTGAGCGCCAGGATGTGGCGGGCTGACTCACTCGACTGA
- a CDS encoding GyrI-like domain-containing protein, producing MAGKVDLKRTLDSYRAKPGEFRVIDVPAMQYLALDGHGDPNAAPAYRQALEALYPLAYALKFASKRELGRDYVVMPLEGLWWADDATAFTTARDKTQWSWTLLMLVPDWIGAPLVEQAADAVRAKGAPARLDEIRLETLDEGRCVQTLHIGSFDDEGPVLARMHDDFIPAQGLQMTGLHHEIYLSDARRVEPTRLRTILRQPVGSASESMTT from the coding sequence ATGGCGGGCAAGGTCGACCTGAAGCGGACACTGGACTCCTACCGCGCGAAGCCGGGCGAGTTCCGCGTCATCGACGTGCCCGCGATGCAGTACCTGGCCCTCGACGGGCACGGCGACCCGAACGCGGCTCCGGCATACCGGCAGGCGCTCGAGGCGCTCTACCCGCTCGCCTACGCGCTGAAGTTCGCCAGCAAGCGCGAGCTGGGCCGCGACTACGTCGTCATGCCGCTCGAGGGACTGTGGTGGGCCGACGACGCGACGGCGTTCACCACCGCACGCGACAAGACCCAGTGGAGCTGGACGCTGCTGATGCTGGTGCCCGACTGGATCGGCGCGCCGCTGGTCGAGCAGGCGGCGGATGCGGTGCGCGCGAAGGGCGCTCCGGCACGGCTCGACGAGATCCGGCTCGAGACGCTCGACGAGGGCCGGTGCGTGCAGACGCTGCACATCGGCTCGTTCGACGACGAGGGGCCGGTGCTCGCGCGGATGCACGACGATTTCATCCCGGCGCAGGGACTGCAGATGACCGGGCTGCACCACGAGATCTACCTCAGCGACGCCCGCCGGGTCGAGCCGACGAGGCTGCGCACGATCCTGCGGCAGCCGGTCGGATCGGCGTCTGAGAGCATGACCACATGA